Proteins encoded in a region of the Vicia villosa cultivar HV-30 ecotype Madison, WI linkage group LG5, Vvil1.0, whole genome shotgun sequence genome:
- the LOC131602750 gene encoding uncharacterized protein LOC131602750 produces the protein MLGNVRRTVQSIRRIHKSRNQGVSRDGALVSVAPNINQCRMYMQYKFPSEGCSSFMWRGTRENFHKGRSFWNLSAISTKHIATHNPQTWKLLYKIYSSNGSNGFTSINMVAQAVSLALSRSCFLIPSIFAFACGELALAQQNQSDAGCYPSQNVLRMRTQDGYSYMFAFVFSVVESLVLLARAIYLTMLFSPSILMAPLADYFGPEFRKMWLRVVHRTLERAGPAFIKWGQWAATRPDLFPQDLCTKLAELHSKAPEHSFSYTTKTIEKAFGRKISEIFENFEELPVASGSIAQVYRASLKYRYPGQQAKPMVVAVKVRHPGVGESIRRDFAIINFVAKSSTFIPALNWLRLDESVQQFAVFMMSQVDLAREAAHLNRFIYNFRQWRDVSFPKPVYPLVHPAVLVETYENGESVSHYVDELQGHERIKSALAHIGSHALLKMLLVDNFIHADMHPGNILVRVPRSKDRKRFFKSKPHVIFLDVGMTAELSGSDRVNLLEFFKAVARRDGRTAAECTLRLSKEQNCPNPKAYVEEVEKAFTFWGTREGDAVHPAECMEQLLEKVRRHRVNVDGNVCTVIVTTLVLEGWQRKLDPGYNVMEALQTLLIRADWAKTFAYTIEGIMAP, from the exons ATGCTGGGAAACGTTAGGAGGACCGTCCAATCTATTCGTAGGATCCATAAAAGCAGAAATCAGGGAGTGAGTAGAGATGGAGCTTTGGTCTCCGTTGCACCTAATATCAACCAATGCAGGATGTATATGCAATATAAGTTTCCAAGTGAAGGATGTAGTTCATTCATGTGGCGAGGAACTAGAGAAAACTTTCACAAAGGCCGTTCATTTTGGAACTTATCTGCCATCTCAACAAAACATATAGCAACACATAATCCTCAAACTTGGAAATTGTTGTACAAGATATATTCCTCCAATGGTTCTAATGGATTTACCTCCATAAATATGGTTGCTCAAGCAGTGAGCTTGGCTTTGTCTCGTTCTTGTTTTCTGATTCCTAGTATTTTTGCGTTTGCATGTGGAGAGCTAGCATTGGCTCAGCAAAATCAGTCAGACGCAGGGTGTTACCCTTCACAAAATGTTTTGCGTATGCGTACACAAGATGGATACAGTTACATGTTTGCATTTGTATTCAGTGTGGTAGAAAGCCTGGTCTTGTTAGCAAGAGCTATATATCTAACAATGTTATTCTCTCCAAGCATTCTAATGGCACCACTTGCTGATTATTTTGGACCAGAATTCAGGAAAATGTGGCTCCGGGTTGTTCATCGCACACTAGAAAGAGCAGGTCCAGCATTCATAAAATGGGGTCAGTGGGCTGCTACACGGCCTGATCTATTTCCTCAAGATCTATGTACTAAGCTTGCAGAACTTCATTCCAAAGCACCTGAGCACAGTTTTAGCTACACAACGAAAACTATAGAAAAAGCATTTGGCCGtaaaatttctgaaatttttgagaattttgaagaATTGCCTGTTGCATCTGGAAGTATTGCCCAAGTGTATCGTGCTTCTTTAAAATATCGTTACCCTGGTCAGCAAGCAAAGCCCATGGTAGTTGCAGTGAAGGTCAGACATCCTGGTGTGGGAGAATCTATTAGAAGAGATTTTGCTATCATCAATTTTGTGGCAAAATCTTCAACGTTCATCCCTGCACTTAATTGGTTAAGGTTGGATGAAAGTGTTCAGCAGTTTGCAGTTTTCATGATGTCTCAAGTTGACCTTGCTAGGGAAGCTGCTCATTTGAACCGCTTTATTTACAATTTCCGTCAATGGAGGGATGTGTCTTTCCCTAAGCCTGTCTATCCACTTGTGCATCCTGCAGTTTTAGTGGAAACATATGAGAATGGAGAAAGTGTCTCGCATTATGTTGATGAGCTTCAAGGACACGAACGGATTAAAAGTGCTCTTGCTCATATTGGTAGTCATGCACTTTTAAAGATGCTTCTG GTGGACAACTTCATTCATGCAGACATGCATCCTGGAAATATCCTTGTTCGAGTGCCTCGGAGCAAGGATCGCAAACGGTTCTTCAAATCAAAGCCTCATGTAATTTTCCTTGACGTAGGTATGACTGCTGAGCTCTCTGGTAGCGATCGAGTAAATTTATTGGAATTTTTCAAAGCTGTTGCCCGCAGAGATGGTCGGACTGCTGCTGAGTGCACACTCAGGCTGTCAAAGGAACAGAACTGCCCTAATCCGAAGGCTTATGTTGAG GAAGTGGAAAAGGCATTTACCTTTTGGGGCACTCGAGAAGGTGACGCGGTTCACCCTGCCGAGTGCATGGAACAATTACTTGAGAAAGTTAGACGTCATAGAGTTAATGTTGATGGCAATGTTTGTACTGTCATCGTGACCACCTTGGTTCTGGAG gGCTGGCAGCGCAAGCTGGATCCTGGGTATAATGTGATGGAGGCACTGCAGACATTGCTGATACGAGCTGATTGGGCAAAGACTTTTGCTTACACAATTGAAGGGATAATGGCTCCTTAA